From the Bubalus kerabau isolate K-KA32 ecotype Philippines breed swamp buffalo chromosome 2, PCC_UOA_SB_1v2, whole genome shotgun sequence genome, one window contains:
- the YBEY gene encoding endoribonuclease YbeY, translated as MSLALRNLQRAVPLRRALLRQRLQAVRGALGVRAFDLGVVCVDNRKIQQMNRIYRDQDTPTDVLSFPFHENLKAGEIPQPDFPDDYNLGDIFLGVEFILQQCKEDEDYYDILTVTATHGLCHLLGFTHSTEAEWQKMYQKEKQVLQELNKHMGTRLQPLSRGLF; from the exons ATGAGCCTGGCGCTGCGCAATCTGCAGCGGGCGGTGCCCCTGCGGCGCGCGCTACTGCGCCAGAGGCTGCAGGCGGTGCGCGGGGCCCTGGGCGTGCGGGCCTTCGACCTGGGCGTTGTCTGCGTCGACAACCGGAAGATTCAGCAGATGAACAGGATCTACCGAGACCAAGACACCCCGACCGACGTGCTCTCCTTCCCGTTTCACGAG AATCTGAAAGCAGGTGAAATCCCCCAGCCCGACTTTCCAGATGACTATAATTTAGGAGACATTTTCCTGGGTGTGGAGTTTATCCTCCAGCAGTGCAAGGAAGATGAAGATTACTATGACATCCTGACT GTGACTGCCACCCATGGGCTCTGTCACCTGCTGGGCTTCACACACAGCACGGAGGCCGAATGGCAGAAG ATGTACcagaaggagaagcaggttcTCCAGGAGCTGAACAAGCACATGGGGACCAGGctgcagcccctgagcagaggccTCTTCTGA